One Vibrio sp. CDRSL-10 TSBA genomic window, GCAGACCGGTACGTAGAGGCTTTTTTTCGGCGTATCCAATACCACGTTGGTGGTGACTCGTTTGATCTGCGGATAAAGTTGCATCAGCTGCTCGATAAAGGCGTCATAAGCCCGGGTATCGGGCGCGGTGATCACCAGCATCAGGTCGACATGGCCGGTGACGTAGAACACTTGCTGCACAGTATTCTGTCCTTCCGCCCAGCGTTTGAAGCGGCTCAGTACAGCGTAGTTATCACGGTCAATCTCAACCCCGGCCAGGAAACGTCATGTTATGGCTGGTCACTGCCGGATCGACAATCGCCACTTCAGCCTGGATTATCCCTTCTTCACGCAGTTTTTTTATCCGACGCTGTACCGCTGAGGCGGACAGACCAACCTGCTCGGCAATCACATCTGCCGCCAGGCGGCAATTACGCTGCATCAGTTCGAGAATTTTCTGATCAAACGCATCCAGTGGGGAACTCATAGTCATCCTTGTGCGGTTTAGCCGCATCATTGACCGCAAAAATGCGGCGATTGTGCATCTTGGCGGCTAGGATAGCCGATTTTTGTTCGCCAATCGAATTGACAATGGTGACCAACCACCGATCTAAGCCCGTGTAAAAGGAAATGAGTAATTATGCACTATCATGATGCTGACCAGACTGAACCAGAGACCTATGCTCCGCAGACTCAGGCGTTGCATGCTATGTTGCAGGCCGACCCGGTTCATCAGGCGATCGCGCCGAGTATCGTCATGTCAGTCAATCACAGTTTCAGTCCGGAAAGTGGTGCATTTTCGGCCTGCGGACTGGATGACATTGCGGATGCGCCTTACCTGTATGCCGGGTGGACCAATCCTACGGTACGCCTTTTAGAACAAAGGCTGGTGGTGCTGGAACATGCAGAAGAAGCCCTGGCTACCGCTACCGGTATGGCGGCCGCTTCCGGTCTGTTCCTCTCGGTGCTCAAAGCAGGCGATCACCTGATAGTCAGTGATATGTGTTACGCCGCCGTGTATGAATTTGCTACTCAGGTGCTGCCCGGATTTGGGATTGAAGTGTCGGTCGTGAATACTGAATGCACCAATAATGTGCAACAGGCACTTAAAAAGAACACCAAATTAGTGCATATTGAGACCCCGAGTAATCCTTTGCTTCGCTTGACCGATATTGGCGCGCTGGCGCAGTGTCTGAAATCTCACGGAGTACTGCTCAGTGTCGATAGCACGTTTTCTACCCCGGTTGTGACCCGTCCACTGGATCTGGGGGCGGACTTTGTCATCCACTCGCTGACCAAATTCATCAATGGTCATGGCGATGTGCTGGGCGGCTGTATCCTGGGCAGCAAAGCGCTGTTGTCGCCAATCAGAGCGATGGCAGGCGTTTATCTGGGCGCGACACTGTCGGCGCAGAGTGCCTGGCTGATTATGCGCGGGATGGAGACGCTTTACCCGCGGATGAAAACCTTGTGTGATTCCGCGTTACAGATCGCTCAGTGGCTGGAAAGTCATCCGCGTGTAGCACGCGTTTTATACCCCGGATTGGCCTCTCACCAGCAATTTAGTCTGGCGCAACGTCAAATGGATCATTTTGGCGGCATTATTGCATTCCAGGTCGATGACATTGATTTGATCGAGCAGCGTTTTGCCCATGAATCAGCGCTTTTTTACTACGCTTATTCTATTGGTCATCAGCGCAGCCTGGCTGTGGTAATGAGAACCGACGACTTAGATGCGTCAACTTACCGGTTTACGCCGCAGCAAAAAGCCGATTTTTGTCGCGATGCCGGACAAGGCGTGGTGAGACTTTCGATTGGCCTGGAGGCCGCGGAAGATTTAATTCGGGACTTGCAGCGTTTACTCAGGTAGTGGTTGCATATTTATACCATACTGTTGGTTATAAATTCGAAAAGTTGGTGGAACTCGGCGATAAAATATCGCATTATCTGCAAGACGTTAATGTCAGTCACATTTGTGTCGTCAGACAGCGTTTTTGTCATAGGACGAACGACAAAATAACAAGATCTACATAAGGGATAATATGAAAAAGTTCATTAAATCTTCTGCAGCCGGGCTGCTTTTCGCTTGCTCTCTGTTAGGTGCCTCTCAGGCTTCTGCGGCGGAGTCTGCGCTGGAAAACATTTTAAATACAGGTGAACTTAAAGTCTGTTTCGATGCGGGTTATATGCCGTTCGAAATGAAAACCAAAGATGGTCG contains:
- a CDS encoding Lrp/AsnC ligand binding domain-containing protein, whose product is MAGVEIDRDNYAVLSRFKRWAEGQNTVQQVFYVTGHVDLMLVITAPDTRAYDAFIEQLMQLYPQIKRVTTNVVLDTPKKSLYVPVCDEDISA
- a CDS encoding AsnC family transcriptional regulator; translated protein: MSSPLDAFDQKILELMQRNCRLAADVIAEQVGLSASAVQRRIKKLREEGIIQAEVAIVDPAVTSHNMTFPGRG
- a CDS encoding aminotransferase class V-fold PLP-dependent enzyme, whose protein sequence is MHYHDADQTEPETYAPQTQALHAMLQADPVHQAIAPSIVMSVNHSFSPESGAFSACGLDDIADAPYLYAGWTNPTVRLLEQRLVVLEHAEEALATATGMAAASGLFLSVLKAGDHLIVSDMCYAAVYEFATQVLPGFGIEVSVVNTECTNNVQQALKKNTKLVHIETPSNPLLRLTDIGALAQCLKSHGVLLSVDSTFSTPVVTRPLDLGADFVIHSLTKFINGHGDVLGGCILGSKALLSPIRAMAGVYLGATLSAQSAWLIMRGMETLYPRMKTLCDSALQIAQWLESHPRVARVLYPGLASHQQFSLAQRQMDHFGGIIAFQVDDIDLIEQRFAHESALFYYAYSIGHQRSLAVVMRTDDLDASTYRFTPQQKADFCRDAGQGVVRLSIGLEAAEDLIRDLQRLLR